In Lathamus discolor isolate bLatDis1 chromosome 1, bLatDis1.hap1, whole genome shotgun sequence, the following are encoded in one genomic region:
- the PMCH gene encoding pro-MCH isoform X2 has product MCISSYMLILSLSLFSQGFQLPASKSLQKAEDEDMLLSTLNLGKTLRNGERTVSRGTIPLLKHYKTEDRSVLDEEDDKKMKVLDTGSRHDFLNHVMPINLGRKQLPYLELKRTMAFPADTETQNIESIQERETADEENSAKFPIGRRDFEMLRCMLGRVYRPCWQV; this is encoded by the exons ATGTGTATCTCATCATACATGTtaattctctctctttctcttttttctcaagGTTTTCAACTCCCAGCTTCAAAATCtctgcaaaaagcagaagatgaagATATGTTGCTATCCACATTAAATCTAGGAAAAACTCTTCGAAATGGAGAAAGAACTGTGAGCAGAGGCACTATACCTTTGCTGAAGCATTATAAGACTGAAGACAGAAGCGTTTTAGATGAAGAGGATGACAAAAAGATGAAGGTTTTG GACACAGGTTCCAGACATGATTTCTTAAATCATGTTATGCCGATCAACTTGGGTAGAAAACAGCTACCTTATCTTGAACTGAAGAGAACCATGGCTTTTCCAGCTGACACTGAAACTCAAAATATTGAATCAATACAGGAAAGAGAGACTGCAGATGAAGAAAATTCAGCTAAATTCCCTATAGGAAGAAGAGATTTTGAGA TGCTCAGGTGTATGCTGGGAAGAGTCTATCGACCTTGTTGGCAAGTCTGA
- the PMCH gene encoding pro-MCH isoform X1, translating into MRITRHAGIDVHNMPRILCDFSWTASFGISRVTAILCGFQLPASKSLQKAEDEDMLLSTLNLGKTLRNGERTVSRGTIPLLKHYKTEDRSVLDEEDDKKMKVLDTGSRHDFLNHVMPINLGRKQLPYLELKRTMAFPADTETQNIESIQERETADEENSAKFPIGRRDFEMLRCMLGRVYRPCWQV; encoded by the exons ATGAGAATTACAAGGCATGCTGGCATAGATGTACATAATATGCCCAGAATCTTATGTGATTTCTCCTGGACAGCTTCCTTTGGAATCTCCAGAGTGACTGCCATTCTCTGCG GTTTTCAACTCCCAGCTTCAAAATCtctgcaaaaagcagaagatgaagATATGTTGCTATCCACATTAAATCTAGGAAAAACTCTTCGAAATGGAGAAAGAACTGTGAGCAGAGGCACTATACCTTTGCTGAAGCATTATAAGACTGAAGACAGAAGCGTTTTAGATGAAGAGGATGACAAAAAGATGAAGGTTTTG GACACAGGTTCCAGACATGATTTCTTAAATCATGTTATGCCGATCAACTTGGGTAGAAAACAGCTACCTTATCTTGAACTGAAGAGAACCATGGCTTTTCCAGCTGACACTGAAACTCAAAATATTGAATCAATACAGGAAAGAGAGACTGCAGATGAAGAAAATTCAGCTAAATTCCCTATAGGAAGAAGAGATTTTGAGA TGCTCAGGTGTATGCTGGGAAGAGTCTATCGACCTTGTTGGCAAGTCTGA